The segment cgggcggggccttgtgaaaccccaggatgcgaaactcgctgccatccaagactggccaaagccgttgaccaaaaaacaggtgagatccttcttgggcctggccaattattacagacgttttatcccggatttctctgtgatagcggcccctctcaccgaactgacgaccaagaaacattcccgtatggtgacatggtgccggcggcagaagaggcctttaacgacctgaagagggccttgtgttcgaaaccagtcctgatggcccccgactttagcaaggagttcgtggtccaggcagatgcttctgagatgggcctgggtgctgtcttagcccagatgaaggaaggtgaggaacaccccgttctgtatttgagccggaagttgctgccaagggagaagaactatgccacagtggagaaagagtgcctagcgttgaaatgggccctggaaaccctcaaatattacctgcttggaaggaggctcactctggtaacagatcattcacctttgcaatggatggcaaaaaataaggaaacaaacagcagggtgactaggtggtttttaagcctccagccgtttaacttctctgtcattcacaggccagggcgacgccatggcaacgcagatgccctgtcccgccgtgatgccttctggtgctcattcaccctgccgaggacgtcaggcccggggagagggatatgtggcatcacaaggggacaggtagtggaggggtgctacagagtggccaccagtgcaaaaactacatctcccagcctgcctcaccgctcacccagctgcagctgcttaaggcacctgattgaggcagggctgggagacttaagggagagcacctgggaaggagaaagaagagcggaaggtgaacccacgagcacctggaagaggacaacaagggagaggacctcgtagccggGATTCACCAGggttgagtttttgtttggttaattaaccactttctcctccgggatgttttgtgttatctaactggaccttttttttgatactttgttgtttttggatgttaccttgctggtgggatgggaaataaacctggactttttgttaaataccctcggacgtgcctgtgttcatctctctctttgcaccaccccaggctagcctgtcctagcgacagcccgtgacactacataCTATAACAGCTTGGTTGAAAATAGAGCAAAGGATTGAGAGTTCTTGGCTTCAGATATCGATCAGAACCAGTGTGCCCATCTAAATTTTGCCTTTCCAGTACTtgtataaaagaaaatgattaccagggcaaacctgattcagccctaactataagcactattaaacaggaaagtcttaagtctacacttaaataaggtgactgtgtctgccccccggactgaaagtggaagctggttccataaaagaggagcttgataactgaaggctcttgctcccatcctactttttaggactctaggaaccacaagtagccctgcatttagtgagcgcagctctctagtggggcaatatggtactacaagctccttaagatatgaaggtgtatcaccaatcaaggctttgtaggtgaggagaagaattctaaatgttattcttgattttacagggagccagtgcaaagcagctaatacaggagtaatgtgatctcttttcttagtttttgtgagtacacgagctgcagcattctggatcaactggagggacttaagatatttattagagcagcttgATAATAAGGAAGTCCAGTAATCTAGTGTAGAAGAAACAACCActtgaaccagtttttctgcatcgctttaaaacaggatgtgcctgatttttttaaatgttaggcaagtgaagattttttttacttgggagttaaaggacaagtcctgatcaaagataacactgagattctttacggtggtgttggatgccagggcaatgccatctacagaaaccacatcaccagataatgaATCTCTGAGGTACCACAGAGCAGTCAAGATGGCGCTCTGTTGTTGTGAGGCAGCCACACCTTGACATGACTTTATGCAAAGCAGCCCAGCTGAAGCCTCaatagaagaggaggaggagtgagattGGGCTAGAATAAGATACAACCAACGCTTCCagacaaaatgtgtgtgaaGCCAATACTGCAATAATTGTGAGTATCCAACAACACttcccactaccaccaccacaacaaccatGACTACTAAAACTACCAGGACACATATTGGTAACTTCTGTAATGGACAGAGCAAAGGCCAATACCCCAACCCTGATGACACAGAGCCTACATCCAACGCTGTCAACAAATTTGGTCTGCAAATACTGAATTTGCATTAACTATCCCACAACTACCACCCCAAAACAACCATCACTACCCTATATGAAAAACCTGTGAACTCTTGCTGTGATTATCCAAAACATAtttaccactaccaccaccacaacaaccatGACTACTAAAACTACCAGGACACATACTGGTAACTTCTGTAATGGACGGAGCAAAGGCCAATACCCCAACCCTGATGACACAGATTCTTTATAACGTTGTGCTGATGAAAGAGCCTACATCCAACGCTGTCAACAGATTTGGTCTGCAAATACTGAATTTGCATTGACTATCCCAAGTCATCTTCCACGACCAACCACAAAACAACTAGCACTACCCTATATGAAAAACCTGTGAACtcttgttttgaaaataatgaCGGGCACTATGGCAACCCTGCTGACCAAAGAATGTTATACAACTGCAAACTGTGCCAGATAGCCCACACCCACAGCTTCTCAGAAAATTGGGTGTGAGGTGGGTGCGAATTTATAATCCCTTACATTCTGTTCCTCAATTCAAAAAGGAAACTGTCCTTGTTCTGTGTATGTATTGTTACTTCTCAATAATTAGTGTATTTGACATACCGTAAGTCATGTACGTCTACatggtgttgttttgttgatCTCAGGGAATCTATTAGCAACTGGCTAGGAACTACAGGTGAAAACCACACTTTGAACTGATCAGAGCAATGAAGTAAACACAGATGTAGACTTGGCTGGATTAATGGCTGTAACTCTCACTTTATGTAAACCTATTGGTTATGTTTATTATTTGCTGTGCCCAGAGCTGTATACttaaaattgtaattaaatTGAGTGATATGAGACTGGACTTAGTTAAATACTTGGTTATCTAACCTTAAGGTTCCTTGGACTTACTACAGTAAATGTCACACTGACTCTGCATTATGCTCTTCATTGTTTTATGTGAAGATGTATTTAGATGCAGGGCTCTACAGCAGTGGTCTTCAACAGGGTGTCCGTGGAATCTTTGGTTGAttagacctttttttaattacttttgtaTCCAACAAATTGTAGCGAATGGATAAATGGAGACATAGGATGTTATCTTTCAGAAATGCTCACATCCAGCAACACACAGGAGCTCTCTCAAGCTGGGCACCAGTTCACTCACAGCACGATATGGGTAAAAGATAATCTTAACCCATCTTTCAAGGTTTAGCATGTTATGCGTTCTGAGATGCTCTTCTAAATACCTCTTTTGTAACTAGTGGTAATATGAGGTACCAGTCTGACCATCCTCCTCTGACGTCTGCCATCAACAATGTAGTTTTGCCCCGAGGCTCCCATAGGTGGATGTTGACAGACACTTTTCTTCTGTGCCAGTTTCCATCAGTTTACAATTGGAACATTGTGCCCAATTGCCACACCTCGTCAGCTCGATACCCATATAAAGCATCGCAGTGAGACATCTATCAGACATCAGTCCCAGCAGAGagacatcctgcttccttcaCCATTTGTAAGTATACCTTTTTAATTTGATCCTACCAACCACTTTTTTActgatttactttttattgaTAAATATATTGCTATTCCACACAGGgataatgtatgtgtatatctTATCGACTCCATACCAATACGTTTGGCATTTGATAgctgtattgtacatttttctCTCAATTCTAGTCAGTTtgacaatttaaatgtttatcttgTCGAGAATGGAGAATATTAAGTATTTTGATGGATTCTGACTACATCTACTACTTGGCTCTTGGTTACATCATAtatgtgtgaaatgtgtcaaaGATATTTTGTTCCAAGACTTTGATTAAACCTTTGCTTCGTGGCACTGCTGGAACAACCACAGAATATGAAACTGACCcactttctaaaaacaatgcAGCAAGTTTGTATTATGCTGTGTGGTTGTCTGACtagaaatatatgttttaatttattaataataattcaggGTGAATATTTGTCTAATTACTAATTCTCTTCATATTTCTTCCGCTGCATATTAATCAAATGCTTCTGTTTCTATTTACCCACATAGTGGCAACATGGGCAAGCTCACTCTAACTGCAGGTAAGGCACGCCAAtcaagtaaatgtttttttaaagggtcaaaacatattttataactTATCTCCAATGATATCTTCCAAAGTACTTAAATCATTGGCCCAACATTGTCTTAAACAGGTCCTTGTCTTTACATTGCTTAGTGGATTGATGAattttttattgaaattattttaatttagttttgtttaCTTATAATTGTTCAATTGAATGAAATGTTATCAAGAATacatattacttttttattttaaaatggaaaaacaaaattAGTTAATTAACTGTTTTGGAATATCACTGCTTCATGTGTGTATCCTGGTAAATGAATACGTTGCAGATGTGACAATATGTTAGCCTTATTCTTTCAGCTGTAACCCTGGCATTGTGAAACGGACTTGAGAGCAAATGAAATTTAATCAGTATATATTCTCTTATCAAATGACAGTTTTGACTGTGCGTTGTAGTGTTACCTGTCTCTGGTTACTTGTATGTACACTGTGGGTGATTATAACATATGCAAAGAAAACATCTTACTGCTgagaattatgtttttaaatatattttgtattcagtCTGTTTAACACCGCCAGAGTTGCAGCTGAAGGAATACGGATGAATTATTGTCATACACGCTAGAAGAATACATTTAAGTAACGCATTCATtgaaaataatacacacatttaattatacCCAGAGCTATTGTGTCCTATATATGAAACAGTGATATTATCAATATGTTGATTTTTGCATTCACGCAGTAGGAAATTTCTGGCCGGCTGTCCTTCCTTCATTTGTCAGTTTAAACCTTGTTACCTTAAACCTGAATTACGTGTTTAACTTCTACGTATTAGTTCGATATTATAATGTTGTCCTCGCTCTGCTGACAGCAGACTTGTCCATGTGTGTGATTGGTCAGATGCTGCAAACACTGCCTCTTTTTTATGTGAACATGCTCATAACCAGATTAAGAAACCCTGGATTGATTTACAGAATAGATAACCATCTTAATGGGATCGcggttgttagggttagtttaaCCAGATAACCAAAACATAGCCTGGGTATGTTGAACTCGCTTCAGGGTACAACTTAAGCTGAGTTTAAACCCGATACTAACCAGTCTGTCACTTTGAAGGTCTCTGTGTGATCATCGCCAGCTTGGGTaagtttataacatgtataattcataattaacaGTCTTACTATTCAATAAATGATGTCCTTGAATCAACAATTGGAAAACCAGCAAGGGATGGGGTAGTGGTGattcaatgtcttttttttaaatgtaattacatttatacatttgtgttttgcagAGTGAAAATATCTGCTCTTTCAGAAAGAGCTATTAACACAAATCTGACTTTTAGGTTTACCTGGCCTTGTGACAGGAACTACATTACTTCCTGGAAACCCCTGTAATGGAAGATTGGATGGGAACTACGCTAACCCTGATGACCAACACACTTTTTAtcaatgtgtagctggaaacacctacgtccaaccatgcccagcaggtttggtgtataacccatccaaagattattgtgactatcctgctccaACTACCAGTACACTTCAAGGATTCTGTCACGGAAAAGTGGATGGGAACTACGCTAACCCTGATGACCTACACACTTTTTAtcaatgtgtagctggaaacacctacgtccaaccatgcccagcaggtttggtgtataacccatccaaagattattgtgactatcctgctccaACTACCAGTACACTTCAAGGATTCTGTCACGGAAAAGTGGATGGGAACTACGCTAACCCTGATGACCTACACACTTTTTAtcaatgtgtagctggaaacacctacgtccaaccatgcccagcaggtttggtgtataacccatccaaagattattgtgactatcctgctccaACTGCCAGTACACTTCAAGGATACTGTCAAGGAAGAGCAGATGGGAACTACCGCAACCCTGATGACCTACACACTTTTAtcaatgtgtagctggaaaaacctacgtccaaccatgcccagcaggtttggtgtatagaCCATGCAAAAATGcatgtgactatcctgctcaaacctAGCAGTAAACCTAAAGGATACTGTAAAATTGCCCCCAAAATCTTGTCTTTAGACAATGCTGCAATAGCTATCCCCAGAAGCAAACCCCACACCCACTACCACAAAAACAACCACCTCCACTACAACTCCACAAAATCACAGCACCGTATTTGGACATTGTCAAATTCTGTTAAATGTACAATTTCCTGTGATTCTTACATTATGACAGAGATGTTGcatattgtatgtatatgtatgtgctctttgtatgaatgtaaatacaaaaataatattacGGTggtaaaaataatgaaacaatgaatcaataaaaTAGCACAAATATACCAGACTTCAACTGGCATGTTTTTTGAGGGTTTTGATCGATGTTTGGTTGTTCTTTAAGtaaaaaagtatttactttGAATTTGGTAGAAAGAAATGACACATTAAATCCTacaatttaaagaaagaaaaacaactaataTCCCATGCAATAGAGCTTCAGTGCTTCATCATGCTGTGAACTCGCTCTGTTCTGTCTGGCGAGTGTCACAGCCGCTCGGGAAACTCCCACTATTGCTCAATACATGTACCAGTACTTTTCATTACTAGCTGCTCTGACATAATTTGTAACACAAGGTAATTATAAAAATAGTTTAGGCTGTTTGTATAAAACAGTAggagcactttttctttttaaaacacttctAGAGCTGTAATGGTAACAGGCCGCCtggtcctttttctctttttttaatcaataaatgtgtcagaaaagaTCCTTTGTGCAaattcttttcctttttttaaggaGAAATGTATCTTTCCAAATCTGGAAGgtatttgtcattattatatGTTAAAGATGcttaaaacactgaacaataacacaaaagtaaagaaaggttccatcaggtttctctttataaatcattttaaatgaacttgtATAAAACCTTTGACATTACAAGAATTAAATTGAACCTATTTTACATCTTCTCAAACAGTTTTTTTACCTGGAGCTTtcagtgtccatgttacaggctgttatcttGGTAAATTTTCAGGCGTTTTAGAGATTTGTTTAGCTCCCTGAAGCAGTTCTTGTCCAGCTGAAGACAGAACCCAACCTTGCACTCCTCAAACATCCAGGGAAGAGAATACACTGTTTCTGGCTATTACCATAATGTAGCTACGCTTCTTAGTGTTCAGAATCTGTTGGAATTACGTTGATAGCGCAAAAGGTTGAGGAGTTACGGTTCAATGTTGCACCTCAGTGTCTGGCTCATGTTGCAAGCGCTGGCGCCAGACACCGCTCTAGAAGAGATaaatggtttaatgcacttattgtgaGTCACTTTgtataaaagcgtcagctaaattacatgtaatgtaatgtaaataaaagttagctggaggaaaaacaaattaaatggagGCAAACACAGATCACCTAAGAGTAGTGGGCTAGAGTAACCTCTAAAATTCACCTTGCTGTGTCTTTGGGTGACAAAATTGATATTACAAACATTAGATATGATATAATTTGACTTTTGGCTCTAGCGAGCAAAAGTATCAGCACAAGAtttcagagatggagagaagggttaggggttagggttacctcaccgctccacagttctgcagttggcccacactcacttgctgggagcgcacttgggcgtagagaagactaaagagagggtgttacagagttttttttggcccggagtccacaaggagatagagaactactgccgcagctgcccagattgtcaggtcaccgctccgaaaccgacgtaccggaacccccttatccctttgcctattatagaaaccccctttgaacgagtaggcatggatattgtgggtcccctgcccaaaagtgtccgggggcaccagtacatcttggtcatagtggactacgccacccgttatccagaagccgtccctttaagaaaggccaatgctaaacaaatagcaaaagaactgttcctcttcagcagccgcgtggggattccaaaggagattcttaccgaccaggggaccccctttatgtcgagggtcaccaaggagttgtgtgcgctgttacacgtgaaacaggtgagaacctcggtctaccacccccagacagatgggctagtggagaggttcaacaagaccctcaaagccatgctgaggaaggccattgacaaagacggaagaaactgggaccagctgttaccctaccttctgtttgcggtaagagaggtgcctcaggcttccactggcttctcaccctttgacctgttgtattctcacaaacccaggggccttctggacatcgccaaggagacgtgggaggagcaaccctgtccccatcgtaccatgattgaacacgtgggggcgatgcgggaccggatggcagctgtgttccccattgtgaaggaacacatggagaaggctcagagggatcaaagggccgcctataaccgagcagcacaaccagggaattcaacccaggagacagagtcctagttcttgtccccactgtggaatgtaagttcttggctacttgacaggggccctttgaagtaattgaaaaggttggggaagtcaattacaaagtacgacaaacagggaagaggaaaggtgagcaaatctatcatattaacctcctaaagaaatggcatgagcgagaggtgttgttcaatggccttccccccagagagtcgagagaacccgcccgggacgaggtgcagttaggcccggacctctctccgcaccagcggcagcaggtaaaggagctggtagaaggaaatcaggaggtattttcatccctcccaggctacacccacctggtggaacatgaagtacgcacccagccgggaaaaacggtgaaccaaaagccatatcaggtgccggaggcccgcaagaagctgattaacgaggaggtaaggaagatgctggcgttgaacgtgattgaggaatccaagagtgcctggtcaagccccattgtcctggctgacaaaccggacggaacagcccggttctgtaatgatttcagaaaagtaaacgacatttctgaatttgatgcatattccatgcctcgtgtcgatgagctaattgaaagcctggccaggcacgtttcctaaccaccctggatctcaccaaaggttattggcaggttccattgtctccagggtcgaaggagaagacagcctttgccaccccgggaggcctctggcagtaccggatgatgccttttggcctgtttggagcccccgccaccttccagcgcctgatggaccaagtactgaaaccccatcgagaatatgcagcggcctatctggatgatgtggtaattcagagcccagactgggagagacacctaccacgggttcagaaggtcctcgactccctccgacaggcaggcttgaccgccaaccccaaaaagtgtaggctggcgtttggggagaccaactacttggggtacaccatcgggcggggccttgtgaaaccccaggatgcgaaactcgctgccatccaagactggccaaagccgttgaccaaaaaacaggtgagatccttcttgggcctggccaattattacagacgttttatcccggatttctctgtgatagcggcccctctcaccgaactgacgaccaagaaacattcccgtatggtgacatggtgcccggcggcagaagaggcctttaacgacctgaagagggccttgtgttcgaaaccagtcctgatggcccccgactttagcaaggagttcgtggtccaggcagatgcttctgagatgggcctgggtgctgtcttagcccagatgaaggaaggtgaggaacaccccgttctgtatttgagccggaagttgctgccaagggagaagaactatgccacagtggagaaagagtgcctagcgttgaaatgggccctggaaaccctcaaatattacctgcttggaaggaggctcactctggtaacagatcattcacctttgcaatggatggcaaaaaataaggaaacaaacagcagggtgactaggtggtttttaagcctccagccgtttaacttctctgtcattcacaggccagggcgacgccatggcaacgcagatgccctgtcccgccgtgatgccttctggtgctcattcaccctgccgaggacgtcaggcccggggagagggatatgtggcatcacaaggggacaggtagtggaggggtgctacagagtggccaccagtgcaaaaactacatctcccagcctgcctcaccgctcacccagctgcagctgcttaaggcacctgattgaggcagggctgggagacttaagggagagcacctgggaaggagaaagaagagcggaaggtgaacccacgagcacctggaagaggacaacaagggagaggacctcgtagccggGATTCACCAGggttgagtttttgtttggttaattaaccactttctcctccgggatgttttgtgttatctaactggaccttttttttgatactttgttgtttttggatgttaccttgctggtgggatgggaaataaacctggactttttgttaaataccctcggacgtgcctgtgttcatctctctctttgcaccaccccaggctagcctgtcctagcgacagcccgtgacactacataCTATAACAGCTTGGTTGAAAATAGAGCAAAGGATTGAGAGTTCTTGGCTTCAGATATCGATCAGAACCAGTGTGCCCATCTAAATTTTGCCTTTCCAGTACTtgtataaaagaaaatgattaccagggcaaacctgattcagccctaactataagcactattaaacaggaaagtcttaagtctacacttaaataaggtgactgtgtcctgccccccggactgaaagtggaagctggttccataaaagaggagcttgataactgaaggctcttgctcccatcctactttttaggactctaggaaccacaagtagccctgcatttagtgagcgcagctctctagtggggcaatatggtactacaagctccttaagatatgaaggtgtatcaccaatcaaggctttgtaggtgaggagaagaattctaaatgttattcttgattttacagggagccagtgcaaagcagctaatacaggagtaatgtgatctctttt is part of the Cyclopterus lumpus isolate fCycLum1 chromosome 7, fCycLum1.pri, whole genome shotgun sequence genome and harbors:
- the LOC117733693 gene encoding probable endochitinase; this translates as MGKLTLTAGLCVIIASLGLPGLVTGTTLLPGNPCNGRLDGNYANPDDQHTFYQCVAGNTYVQPCPAGLVYNPSKDYCDYPAPTTSTLQGFCHGKVDGNYANPDDLHTFYQCVAGNTYVQPCPAGLVYNPSKDYCDYPAPTTSTLQGFCHGKVDGNYANPDDLHTFYQCVAGNTYVQPCPAGLVYNPSKDYCDYPAPTASTLQGYCQGRADGNYRNPDDLHTFINV